The following are encoded together in the Thermothelomyces thermophilus ATCC 42464 chromosome 3, complete sequence genome:
- a CDS encoding glycosyltransferase family 90 protein (CAZy_ID 270092), with product MSRLIHTAQTKAIPAAGAVKRPRNSFTSRPADLSSNGHFDEVKRTRFDYFAHQPVWTHSRMSCPPESPARILEEEDQFDDIAKYAIGDLGFVSNWTAMSDICLSPSLSSTYGFFDRPNAYGVVHDLFPIFSQSKISSYADILYPSPWYWADKVPYSAAKDPAWDKKQDRLYWRGSTTGGYSRDGGWRRQHRQRFVQKINAPDKAKILTPPSSLPPPPSPSSSSTPTKPTTKKQQEQQQQQQQQQQQSRPPQQEQEQKQEEQQQKEQQQQQQQQQQQRQERETQQQEQQQQSAPPPPEQQQQQKQKQQQQQHDEQQQQQQQQQSAPPPPEQQQQHNEQQQQQQQQQGEEEEEEQQRPQHQQQQQQQSYEPEQWTVREVPRGNYKSLLDVYFSHVGQCDPGDCDAQRAFFEVKDYAKQEDALEYKHVLDMDGNAFSGRFYALLRSRSLVYKWAIFREWHYEWLRPWVHFVPLSLHGEEWLETVRFFNSSGRASSEGGSEDAEVPKERKEGAEEAERMAQRGRDWAGKVLRNEDLEVWFFRLLLEYGRVIDDDRENIGYAG from the exons ATGTCGCGGCTGATACACACCGCGCAGACCAAAGCCATCCCAGCTGCCGGCGCTGTGAAGAGGCCCCGAAACAGCTTCACCTCGAGACCGGCAGACCTCAGCAGCAACGGGCACTTCGACGAGGTCAAGCGCACCCGCTTCGACTACTTCGCCCACCAGCCCGTCTGGACGCACTCGCGCATGTCTTGCCCCCCGGAGTCTCCGGCCCGGATCCTCGAAGAGGAAGATCAGTTTGACGATATCGCAAAGTACGCCATTGGCGACCTGGGCTTCGTCTCCAACTGGACCGCCATGTCCGACATTTGCCTGTCCCCCTCGCTCAGCTCGACCTACGGCTTCTTCGACCGCCCCAATGCCTACGGCGTGGTACACGATCTCTTCCCCATCTTTTCTCAGTCAAAGATTTCCTCCTATGCCGACATCCTCTACCCCTCTCCGTGGTATTGGGCCGACAAGGTCCCCTACTCCGCCGCCAAGGATCCTGCTTGGGACAAGAAACAAGATCGCCTCTACTGGCGCGGCTCCACAACAGGCGGCTACTCTCGCGACGGTGGTTGGCGCCGTCAACACCGGCAGCGTTTTGTGCAGAAGATTAACGCTCCAGATAAAGCCAAGATTTTAACGCCCCCCTCATCTCtcccaccgccgccgtcgccatcATCTTCCTCTACTCCCACCAAGCCCACTACCAAAAAGCAACAagagcaacagcaacagcaacaacaacaacaacaacaatcaCGGCCTCCTCAACAAGAGCAAGAACAAAAACAAGAAGAACAACAACAGaaagagcagcagcagcagcagcagcagcagcaacagcaacgacAAGAGCGAGAAACTCAACAACaagaacaacagcaacaatcagcaccaccaccacccgaacaacaacagcaacaaaaacaaaaacaacaacaacaacaacacgatgaacagcaacagcagcaacagcagcaacaatcagcaccaccaccacccgaacaacaacaacaacacaatgaacagcaacagcagcaacagcagcaacaaggagaagaagaagaggaggaacaaCAGCGGCCCCAAcaccaacaacagcaacaacaacagtcCTATGAGCCTGAACAATGGACGGTTCGCGAAGTTCCACGCGGCAACTACAAGTCGCTGCTCGACGTCTACTTCTCGCACGTCGGCCAGTGCGACCCTGGCGACTGCGACGCCCAGCGGGCCTTTTTCGAAGTCAAGGACTACGCAAAGCAGGAGGACGCGCTCGAGTACAAGCACGTGCTCGACATGGACGGCAACGCCTTCTCGGGGCGCTTCTACGCGCTGCTGCGAAGCCGCAGCCTCGTGTACAAGTGGGCCATCTTCCGCGAGTGGCACTACGAGTGGCTGCGCCCCTGGGTGCACTTCGTCCCGCTCAGCCTGCACGGGGAGGAGTGGCTCGAGACGGTCCGCTTCTTCAACTCCTCCGGCCGCGCGTCCTCCGAGGGGGGGAGCGAGGACGCCGAGGTCCCCAAGGAGAGGAAGGAGGGCGCCGAGGAGGCAGAGCGGATGGCGCAGAGGGGCCGTGACTGGGCGGGCAAGGTGCTGAGGAACGAGGACTTGGAGGTCTGGTTCTTCCGCTTGTTGCTAGA ATATGGCCGCGTCATCGATGACGACAGGGAAAATATTGGGTATGCTGGCTAA